In Vulpes lagopus strain Blue_001 chromosome 15, ASM1834538v1, whole genome shotgun sequence, the sequence GGGAGCTCAAGCAGGAGCAGCAAAGACGAGAGGCAAGAGCTCCATTGTTGACTGTTTGCTATTCGGTTTGACTGCCTCCATcatctcaggctccctggaggtgatggaaggagaggagggcccAATTCCTCAGTAGGCCTGATGGAACTCAGTAGGAGGGGTGGTAGAGAAAGGGTGCTCCCACTAAATGCCAGTCCAATAGCCCTAACATCTAGGGCACCACAGGGAAATCCTTATGAGGGCCCAGCAGCCAGGCCATACCACCTCCCGTCTCCGGTCAAGCTTGGCTCTCCTGCTCCCAGACAGCTCTACTGGATGCTCAGGGTTGAAGCCCCACAGGGACAGGCAGGTGTCCTGAGCTCACGACCCTCCCTGACCTGTGAGGGCTGCTTTCCTATCATCCTTGTGGGCTTCTGCAGAAATGAAGGGGGGCTGTGTTAAACAAGCCCCatgctccctctgctgttcctcccAGTTTGGCACCCACACTCGGAACAGAACTTGGAGATGTGGGAATCCAAGGAATGCCAGTCACTGGTCCGGACATGGGAAAGATAAAGCCTACCCTATCCCTCATCCCTGACACGCAGAtgagagaaaggacagaaggaTGGGGAGGCCGACCTGGGCTGGGTGGGATGAGGCCCGAGAGAGGGCCCAGCACATTGcactcctgggcagcccgggccCGGACTCCAGGGCTCGACCCTGCCCCCTTGGCAAACAGTTCACAACGGGAGCAGGCGGAGGCAAGCCACGGCCGGGATCATGCACGGAGACGGGTCACCGTTTAAGCAGCCAGCATTTAGCGGGGACCCCAGGCATTACCTGCTTAGTTTGCTCTTTCTGAAATACCTCTAGCTGTTCCACCTGTGCATGGGGGAGGAGCAATGGAGACAGTGAAATGAGGGCCCAAGGGGCACCAGCCCTGCTGCCAGGCTGAGCTCACTGAGGCTGAGACTTTCCTCCAAGGAATGAGACTGCTAGTAGTTTTAAAGAAATGCCACTTTGGCTCACTCTTGCCCCCAGTGCCTCCTAGGGTCTCCACTGCAGGTATACCTGCCTAGCACCATGTGTGCCTCTAGGACGGGCTGATGGCCTTCACAGGTCCACTCTCCAGGGACAGAGCCTTCAGGAGAAGAGGAAGCTACTGGTATTTTCTTTAGGACAGTAGGGGGCTCTACCAGCCACCCAGCGAGTGAGGGGACAAAAGACAAGAGGAAACAACGTCCCTCCCCTCAGGTCCAACCTTTGGGGACATCGTACCTGGGCAGTGAGCTTCTGCCTCTCATCCTGGAACCGCTGCCTCTCCTCCAGGACCTTGACCTTGGCACCCTCGTACTTGGCAGTCATCACCTCCAGCTCCCGGGCAGCGTTCTGCGCTTCCCGCTGCATCTCAGCCAGACGGGTCTCAGCATCAGCACGCACAGCTGCCAGCTCTTGGCCATACTTCTCCCTGGCTTGGTCCAGCTCCACTTCCAGAAATTGCCGGCCAAGGCTGGCCCGCTCACCCAGCCCCCGGTTCTCCTCTGCCAGCAGGCCATGAGCCTTCTTCAGTATGCTCAGCTGCTCTGCATAGCTGGCCTTCTCAGCCCGCAGCTGCTGCATTGCTCGCTCTTGCTCTGCCACCTTTTGCCGCAGGGGCACCAGCTCCCCAAGCTCCCGCTGCACCCGCATCAGCTCTGCCCGCAGCCCCCCAGCTGCCTGCTTGCTTTGCTCCAACTCCTCACGATGGCGTTTCTCAGCAGCTGCCTGCTCGGCCTGTAGCTGCTGGCACAGGTGCTTAGCAGGCAGCAGCTCGCTCACTAGGGCCTGCGTGCTGGTATGCTCCAGCTGTAAGGCCGAGAGGGCCTGCTCCTTCTGGAAGAACTTCTCCTGCCATGCCTTTAACTCCTGGCCCAGCTCTTCCGCTCGCTCTGCCTGCGAGGCCAGCTCCTGCCGCAGGCTCTCCGAAGCCACCCgctgtttctctgcctcctcccggAGGGTCTGGACCTCCTCCCGCAGAGCAGAGCTGCGTTCAGCAGCCCTGGCGCTGTTGCTGGCAGTCTCTGCCTGGAGCAGCCGCAGTCTCTCCTCCAGCTTCTGGCTCTTCTCCGACTCAGCTACGACGAGCCGCTTCAACTCCTTGCTCTCACCCTCTTTCTCCAGGACCTGGCGGTTCAGGATGGACACCTCCTCCTCCAAGCTGCTGATGAGGCTGTTCTTCCTCTCAGCCTCCTGCTGGCCCCGGGCCACTTGGGTCTTCCACTCGTCCTCAGCCTTGCTATGGTCTTGGGCCTTGGCACGGAGGGTAGCCAGCTCCCTCTGGACTGTGGCTAAGGCATCCTGACTGCGCCCCAGTTCCTGGGCCTTCTCTTCTAAGCGACCCTGCAAAGCCTCCAGAGCAGCAGCCTGCTCCGTGCGGGAGGCGCGCTCACACTCCAGGTTGCGCTCCAAGCCAGAGGCCTTCTCCTGGTGCTCCCGGCACTGCTGCTCCAGCTTGTTCACCTCTGCCCGGAGAGCCTCAAGCTCAGGGGCTTTTCGCTCGCTCTTTCCAGTAGCCTCGGACTGCACTCCCAACCCAGAAGAGTCTTCTCCACTGGCCGGCCCTAGAGACTGTTGGTGCTCCTCCTCTTTCTTGGCCAGCTGTTCCTTCAGTCGCTGCACAGTTTGCTGAAGCTCCCCCAGCTCTGTTCTCTGGGCCGTCTCCTGCCCACGAAGCTTGGCCAGCTCCTggtccttcccttccttttccatcAGGGCATGGGCCAGGGCTTCCTGCAGGGTCGCAAACTCCACACGCTGCTCATTGAGAGCATTTTGCAGCCGCATCTCCAGCTCTGCCTTGGCGGCCTTCTCCAGGGCAAGATCAGCTTGGGCCCGGCCCCGCTCCTGGGTCAGGCGAGccacctctctctcctgctgcccacGTTCCTCCTGCTGCTGGCCCTGGCTCTCTATCAGGGCAGCCCGGAGCCTCTCCAGTTCACTGCCCATCTGCTCGGCCTCCCGCTCCATGGCCTGCAGTGCAGCCTGCGTGCTGCAGAACGGGCGTCCCTGCTGCTCTTCCCGCCACTCTGGCTCTCTGTCTCCGGGCCTCGGGGGCTCCTTGAGCAGCTCACGGGAGGCCGTTTCCTGCCGCTCTCCTGCCTTCCGCACCAATGCCTCCAGGCGGGCCACCTCCTTGCTGGTGGCTGCCATCTTCTCCTGCAGAGCAGAGAGGTCATCGGCAAGCTTCTGGGCCCTGACCTCCTTCTCCTGGACCTGCTGGAGGGCTCTGGCCAGGTTGGCATGCAGCTGAGCTAGTTCATTTTGCTGCCGGGTGATCTGGAGCTCGCTGTGGGCCTCTATCCCTGCCACCTTCTCCTTGGCCTCCTGTAGTTCCTGGCGGGCCTTCTCGCATTCCTCCTTCAGGGTCATCAGCTGTTCCTGGAACAGGGCACCGTACTGTGCCTCCTCTTGCTGGCTATCCTCGTAACGCTCGCGCCACGTGGCCACCTCCTTGGCAAGCTGTTCACACTCACCCTCAGCCTCACGCTGGGAGGCTATGGCCTCCGCCAGCTCCCGCTGCAGGGCTTCCCGCTCAGTCTGATGGGCCTCCCCAAGCTGCCGTAACCGGGCCTCCAGCCCCTTGCGCCCAGATCTCTCTTCTTCTAGCTCCTTCCGTTCCTGCTTATGTTGTTCCATCAGACACCGGGTCTCTGCCTCCAGCTTAGAGATGTGACGTTGCTGCTCTTCCAGGGCGTCTGAGGCCCTGCGCTTCTCCTCTTCCAGGCTGCCCTTGGTGACCTTCAAGGACTCCTCAAGAGCCCGGACCTGCTCCTGGAACTGGCCATTCTCCTGGGCCACCCTTTCTCTCTCAGTTGCTTTCTGCTGCTCAGACCTCAGCTGGGCCTTCAGCTCGGCCACCTGGGCCTGGGTCTCACACTGCTCCTGGTGGGCTGCCTCAACACAGGCATGGAGTTCCTCTACCTTTTGGCTCAGCTCTGCCTTCTCCCGTTGGGCCTGAGTCACCGAGGCCTGGACGCTGTCCCGGGCTTCATTAGCAGCCTGAAGTTGCTGTTGCAGGACCTCTAGCTTAGCTGTCTTCTCCTTATCCAGAGCCTCCAGCTGCTGGAGGGCAGAATCCCTCTCCTTTAAAGCGGCCTGCCGCTCCTCGGCAGCAGTGGCCAATCGCTGGGCATGGTCTTGCCTGGCTACCTCCTGCTCCTGGGCAGCTTCCTGTAACTGCTGCTCCTTTTGCTTCAGGCTGCTGCTCAGCTGCTCCACCTGTTGGCGAAGGCCCTGGGAGGCCTGTTCTTGCTGCTGGAGGGTCTGTGCTAGCTGGGCCTGGTCCTTTTTGGCCTGCTGTTTCAGGCTGGCCAGTTCCTGATCCTGCTGCTGGAGAGTGGCATTGAGGGCGGTGAGCTCAGAAGTCAGAGTGGCTACCTGGGCAGACATCCGGGCCCCCTGAGCCTGAGAGGCCTGCTCCAGCTCTTCCTTTGCCTGGCCGAGGCTGGACAGGGAGCCCTGCAGCTCAGCAACGAGGCCAGCCAGCTGCTGCTTTTCTTCCTCAAAGCGGCCCTGCTCAGCCAGCAGCTTGGTCTCCCACTGTGCCTGCTCAGTCTCCAGCACCTCCACCCTGGCTTGAAGCCGGGTGTTGTCTGCAGCGAGAGAGGCCGCCTCTTGCTTCAGGGTTTCCAGCTGATGAGATAGAGACAAATGAGGATCAACACGACTCCTCAATCACCAGCCCCCGtgagaatgaaggaaggaatgtaCCAAACACAGGCCCACACCAACCTTGGGACACAGGTCTCAACCTCTGCTCCTGTGTGTTCCTACCTGCAAGACATCCCCCAACACTTCGCCCTTCTCCCGGGGTGGGTTGTCCCGTAGCTGGGCCAAATGTTCTTCCAGCTGCGAGAGTTTTCCCTGAAGGATTTCGTTCTTCTCTTCAAGGCATTTCTAAGAGTAAACAAGAGCCTCACGTGAACAGAAATGGAACAGGCACCAGGTTACCAACAACCAACCTATGGAGGTCTAACACCCTGTTACCAAGATTGCCTTGGAAAAAATCCAGAAACcgtggacctgggatcatgaggTACCTGATTCTCTAGCCCTAGTTTCAGGGCTGAATTAAGCCATATGACTTGCTATTTCTTCTCCCAGGCCACTTAATTTACTTCAGAtttccttactttaaaaaaaaagtagtaaatcTTAGTTTACTTCAGATACCCTTACTACATACCCTTCCCTCAGACAAGTCTTGGCTCCCAGATTATCCAAACACTCACCAGCTTAAAAATATCCCCGTATTTTTAAggggtggctcaagcagttaagtgtctaactcttgatttcagcttaggtcatgatctcagggtcgtgagatcaatccctgcatcaggctccccactcagcagggagtctaagattctctctgtccctctgcccttccctccctacttgtgcactcatgcttctctctctcaaataaataatcttaaaaaaaatttatatataaatttacatataaatctCCCCAGTCTGCCTGGGAACAGCAACCATAGCACCTCCCACCCGTccttcagccccacccccactgttCACAAAGCCAGAGCGAGGACTGTGCTGGATCCTCTCTGAATTCCTAATCCACCAGACAGATATCAGAGGCAGCTATTACTATCCTCCTTTTGCAGAGTAAGATCTGAAGCTCAGATGTTAAATGTCTTGCCCTAGGACtaactagtaagtggtagagttgggttcttaaaaacagtaataaaaataatagtttgggGGGGGGCcctggagtggctcagttggttacatgccttcagctcaggtcatgattccagggtcctaggatcaagccctgcattgagcccctgctcttccctgtccctctgcccttccacttGCTCATGCTCCAtccctcttgaataaataaaatctttaaaaatgaaataatagtgggggcacctaactggctcagtcggtggagcatgcaactcttgatctcaagattataggtttgagccccacactagatatagagattactttaaaaaagatttaaaaaaataataataaaaaataaataaaaaaaataataaataaataaaaaagattttttaatttttgggcagccccagtggcccagccgtttagcgctgccttcagcccagggcatgatcctggagaccccggatcgagtcccacatcaggtttcctgtatggagcctgcttctccttctgcctgtgtctctgcctctctctctctctctgtctctcacgagtaaataaataaaatctttaacaaacaaacaaataaataaaattaataaaaaataaaagattttttatttaaaaaaattattcatttatttaagaatgaGAGCATGAATGGtaagggcaggcaggaaggaaggaaggagaatcttaagcagactgcgctgagcaaggagcccaatgcagggcttgatttcacaaccctgagatcacaacctgcgTGGAAATCcggagtcagaagcttaactgactgagccacccaggcacccctataagtaaaagcttaaaaaaaaaaaatgaattcactgAAAGCTAACTCTGCACCATACAATATGTCAAGCTCTACAGTGGGTGATGAGGCAGCTACTCACTAATTTTCCCACTTTAAACAAAGTATGCTTAGACAGAAAGAGGTCAAATAATTCAACCAAGATCCCACCTTAAAAACCGCAAAGACAAGATTCAAAGGTGTACTGGACTTCAGCCCACAATCTTTCCATTACAGCACACTATTAAAATTTGAAGAGGAGTCAGCTTACTTCCCAAAAGCCCCACAGAATAGTGGTAAATGGAATTCAGCTTTGAACAGGTGGTCAAGACTGTGGTCCTGACTCCCCGAAGCAGATGGGTCACCTTGTCGTGCATGGCCGTGCTGAGCTCCTTCTCGAGATGGGCCTGTTTCTCCACCCACTCTCGACTGGCCTTGCTGTGTTCTTCCGTCAGGTCATTGAGGGCACCCTGGAGCTGCTGCAGGTGGCTGGCAAACTCCCGGAGCTGAGGCAGATAAGAGGGAATCCCCGTCACCCAAGGTGGAAACCAGCACCACCACTGCTGTGTGTTTCCCCAACTCCAGGGGCTGCAGGCATCTGACCACTCTTCTAACCAGCCTCAAACCAATGATATTTAGTCACATCTTTAACTCGGAACTCAAAATTCAGGGCCACAATCCAATCCCTGGCAGGAGCCAATTATGGGACAAGGAAAAGGCCCAACTATGCAGGTCTCTGGAAAGGCTAAAGCACAGGGTGCCAGGACATTCTTCTCAGCCCTCTCTCTTGGGAATCCTCCAGACCAACTCACCCCAACAGGCCTCCAGCTGGGGACAGACCCCCCTCCAAACATTCACCTTAAAGGAAAGGTCCCCATTCTCCTCAGAAAGCTGGTTAATTTTGCGATCCATCTGGCTCTTCTCTGTCTTCAGGTCCTGGCACTGCTTCAGAGTCTCATGGAGACGCACAGTGAGGCTGTGAGGGAAGGGGAGCAGTTAGAAAAGACAGCAGCACCCCCCAATACACAAGTGTGGATGGGGAGCTGGGAAAAAAGCAGGGAGAGTCCTACCTCTCATTCTTGCCACGGAGCTCCTCAAGCTCCCTGGGCTCCAGTGGGCTGGCCGCCTGCTTCTCATTCAGCAGAGCCAGGCGGTCAATGCGCTGCTGCATCACAGCTATCTGTGCATCtgccccaggggaggggaggggaggggaggggagggtcagCACAGAACTATGGGGAAgtgaagaggaaggggaggcatCCAATCTCAGAGAAAGGAGGATGATGGCAAGGGCAGAACCAACTTCCAGGAGGTCAGCCAGACTGGTCCAAGGCTGAGCACTAAGCTCCGGGGCCAGCAGAACAGACAACAATGGAACAGAGGGGTCTTCCTCACATAAGCCCGGCACTTCCCTGGATGAAAATCCCAAATGCTGCTCATTCACAGAACATCTGCCAGCATACTAGACGCCTACCCTTCTCGGTGAGGAGCTTGCGGTTCTCAGCCAGCTCCAGCTCCAATTCATCTCTGTTATTTCTCTCATCCGCAAGCTGCTTCTTCAGCCGTCTGATCTGGAATTGTGGGGTCTGCAGGATGTCACCCATCGGGGAGGCTGGAGAACCTGAGAGGAAGCTGAAGAAAGAGATGGCCCAGATGCCATGGTCAGAGCCCGAAATGGGAGGGCGGAAGGGAACAGCACCAGGCAGGGATGGGTGAGCAGGGCTCTAGGGCTGTGAGCACTGGCTGGGAGGCCAAGCACCTCAGCTCTGTTTGTAGGGCTATCTCCCACCTCATGACAGGACCTTGAGAAAActgttcttctccctcctccaagcCTTAACTtctttgtcaaaaaaaatcttGCCTCTGCAGAGCTGCACTGAGAGAAGAGACTTTAGCAGAGTCTCCATGAAAGAAAGGAATTCCATAAACAGGGAACAGCCTTTGAGGGAGGCCTTCCGCCAAAAATAGATCCCAACCAATTCCCCTAATTGGTACTGGGCCAGGTGAGAACATCTACAGGATACTCCAAACACTGTCTGATGATGTAACAGGCTGGTGAACAGTGTCAGCCTCTAGAATGCAGGGATTTGAGCACTGGATGATGTTGAGGCCCTGTCCCATGAGAGGAGGCCCAGCACATACTTGTTCCCACTGGAAGAGGCAACCTTCTGTAGCTCTAGGAAGCGAACCTCCCTTTTAGCCTGGTGGCTGGGTGGGGACAGCTCTTCAGAGATGGTGCTGGAACAGGTAGAAGGGACAGgagctgggggaaaaaagcaagccAATCATACAAAGATTAGTAAGAAGATGAACATCTTGCACCTTTCTAGAAATTGAGAACCTGCCTTAGTGGAAGTGAATCCAGACACTTATGTGTAAGCTGCAGAGGGAGGCCATTGGGCAGAGCCTGAACCCCAATGTCGACTATCCAAGAGGTCAGTGGCACTAAACCCTGTCAAACAAGGGGCTTCTGTTTCCACGGGTCATCAAATGCTCATGCTTTTCCCCGGATCCGACACTGCGGAGGCAGCTTGAGAACTGCTCGGAGCAGGACCTCCTCTCAGCCCAACAACTTCTCAGGTCAGAGCCACTGGCCTCCTTCCTGAACTCCTCCACTCTGAAATCTTAAACTGCCAACACAACCTCTTTCTCAAAACCTTTGCCTCCCCTGGCTCCCACGACCACCTTCACATGGCTCTCCTACCCCTAAATACCCATTTCTGATCTCCCTatttgcccctcctctcctctacATACTCTCTAAGATCCCTGATGGGATGTGATGGGGTCCCACTGCTCTTCCCACAGTGCCCATGGCTTCAGTGGCTATCTACACACTGACCTGCTAACCCATAACCTGGGCCCACATCCCTAGCCTACATTCTAGACTCACTTTTCCAACATCTCCATTTGAAGAGCcaaagagagggacacctggatggctcagtggttgagcatctgcctttggctcggggcatgatcccggggtgccacaggctccccatagggagcctgcttttccctcagcctgtGCATCATCAAATTCAGCAGCTGGCAGAGAACCTGCCTAGAGCCACATCTTACAACCTATCCTCACTAGACAGCCTCTTCATCAGAAGACCTATGgagctctcactctttctcctgTACTTCCAGCAACACATTTGGTAGATTAGGTACTTTCTGTTTTAGCACTTATTCTTATCCTTACTGAACATAAGCTTCATGTGGGGAAAAGGCACTACTCCCAGCTTTTAGCaatcacttaaagaaaaaaaaaaagggtatgtGTGGGGTGATCAAAGACACCCTACCAGCAGACATGATCACTTATCATGTCCTGCTTCAGCACTGCCAGGCAGCAAGGAAGAGCTCCACAGGAACTGGGATGAGGGCAACAAGGCCCAGAAGTCAACCTTTTCCATGACATACACTTTTCCGGAGCACACACTCTGTGCCTGGTGTTGGGAGCCAAACAAACCCCCCACTGTGTTTCTCAATACTTCAGGATCCTAGCAGTCCCCAGCTCAGACAGGGCAGCATCCTCAGGAGTAGGCCCTACGTACCTTTCTGCAGGAAGTTCTCTATGTCCTCATTTAGATTTAGCCCATCCTCATGGTCCAGCACAAACTTGAGAATGACTGCTAACTCAGcctgggccagagggagagaaaaaggaggatcAAAGAATGTCAGAGAGGCCTGAAGAGATGGTGGACACCACACTGGTAATGCCAGCCCCAGGAGCCTGCAGGAGCCCAGTCTTCCTCTCAAAGCCTAGAGCCCCACAGTTCAGCTGAGAAAATTTCTACCAGAGACATGCTGACACTGCTTGCCCTCGCCCCCTCAGTTCCCCTAAAAATGCACTCAAGTTTAGAAGGAGTTCCTATCGGACTTCACTCCTgaccacagaaaaaaaataggcaaagaaagtAGTGCAGTCAGAAAGCTTTTATATTTAACTACGTTGCCCTCTTCCAAATGACCCTCACCATTGTTCTCTGAGAACTCTCCAGGGCTCATTCAAAGCTTATCCACCAACTCAGCTGTAAAATCTGCCCTCCTCTGTCTGAATTTCAGTTACAAAGTTGATCTAATTTTTCTGGCCAACCCTGCTACAGTTCCTTATTCctttagaatttctatttctagGCCTATGACCAGCTTAGAGCAGAGGAAAGGCTGAAAGAGGACCCACCCATTCCTCCCATGCCACTACAACTACAACCTCAGAGAGGAGCCATGAGCTACGGGAGTATGAAAAGGGATGATTCAACATTTTTACCACTATGTGAAAGGCCACAGTTCCCTGGACACTGCCCCCGCAGTCACCTACATTACCCACTGTGGCATCCCAGTTCCTCCTGCTCTGGGAAATAAAGGACAGCTGCAGGACACAAAGCCAACACCAGGACCCACATGACAAGTAGTTCCTGGAAACCAGGTCAATTCCCTTTATAATGAAGCAGATGCACCAACTCCTCTTCACTTAGGGActgagcagaggggtgggggggaagaaggTAACCACTCTGAGCTAGACTGTCACAATGGTCAAAGTCATTGTCTCTCACTAATCCTTCCCATTagaggaaaggaggagacaaAAGGAGTGACCGTTTGtgtaaaaaatatacacactCACATGGGAACACACACGAGGAGAAAACAATTTCTGCATATTATTCCATCATAGCACAGTTATGACTACAGTtaaatgtatgttaaaaaaaaaaaaacaaaaacaaaaacatatgtgtGTAAAAAAGGACTTGGAAGTATATCCTTTAAAAGTTAACAGTGATCTCTGGGGATGAGATTACTGGCAactgttatttccttcttttgtacttttattttccaGACTTTCTATAATGAATGGTTAGAATTACagtataatttttgaaaacacTATATACTgtttaaagaaaagcaatgaagtaCAGACTAGGTCCACCAGCTTGAGGTGGAGGCACAGGACTTACCTGAATCTTATATTCAAATTGTTCCCAGTCCCTGGGACTTTTGGAGCTCATGGTGGAGTGGTATAAGAGCAGCATAGTCATCTAGAAGCCAAATAGGAGAAATAGTCACTGAGCAAGGctgtctctcttctctgtacTCTCCTCTCTAGGCTGTTCTGGGGACCTTGAGCTATTCTGGAGGCTCTTCTGAAGCTTCGAGATTTCAGCCCTAGGTCTCTGCCCTTAACTGGACCCAGAAACACCTGACTGAGGACCCACTGTCCACTGTGCAAAAAGCATGGTGCGCAGCTGAATTCTTGAACTCATGGAACCTAAATATGAAGCTTAAGCTACCCTCTCTCTATAGGCCAGCACC encodes:
- the NUMA1 gene encoding nuclear mitotic apparatus protein 1 isoform X3, producing the protein MTLHATRAAALLSWVNSLHVASPVEAVLQLQDCSIFIKIIDSIHGTEEGQQILQQPVPERLEFVCSFLQKNRKHPSSPECLVSVQKAIEGSELELAKMTMLLLYHSTMSSKSPRDWEQFEYKIQAELAVILKFVLDHEDGLNLNEDIENFLQKAPVPSTCSSTISEELSPPSHQAKREVRFLELQKVASSSGNNFLSGSPASPMGDILQTPQFQIRRLKKQLADERNNRDELELELAENRKLLTEKDAQIAVMQQRIDRLALLNEKQAASPLEPRELEELRGKNESLTVRLHETLKQCQDLKTEKSQMDRKINQLSEENGDLSFKLREFASHLQQLQGALNDLTEEHSKASREWVEKQAHLEKELSTAMHDKKCLEEKNEILQGKLSQLEEHLAQLRDNPPREKGEVLGDVLQLETLKQEAASLAADNTRLQARVEVLETEQAQWETKLLAEQGRFEEEKQQLAGLVAELQGSLSSLGQAKEELEQASQAQGARMSAQVATLTSELTALNATLQQQDQELASLKQQAKKDQAQLAQTLQQQEQASQGLRQQVEQLSSSLKQKEQQLQEAAQEQEVARQDHAQRLATAAEERQAALKERDSALQQLEALDKEKTAKLEVLQQQLQAANEARDSVQASVTQAQREKAELSQKVEELHACVEAAHQEQCETQAQVAELKAQLRSEQQKATERERVAQENGQFQEQVRALEESLKVTKGSLEEEKRRASDALEEQQRHISKLEAETRCLMEQHKQERKELEEERSGRKGLEARLRQLGEAHQTEREALQRELAEAIASQREAEGECEQLAKEVATWRERYEDSQQEEAQYGALFQEQLMTLKEECEKARQELQEAKEKVAGIEAHSELQITRQQNELAQLHANLARALQQVQEKEVRAQKLADDLSALQEKMAATSKEVARLEALVRKAGERQETASRELLKEPPRPGDREPEWREEQQGRPFCSTQAALQAMEREAEQMGSELERLRAALIESQGQQQEERGQQEREVARLTQERGRAQADLALEKAAKAELEMRLQNALNEQRVEFATLQEALAHALMEKEGKDQELAKLRGQETAQRTELGELQQTVQRLKEQLAKKEEEHQQSLGPASGEDSSGLGVQSEATGKSERKAPELEALRAEVNKLEQQCREHQEKASGLERNLECERASRTEQAAALEALQGRLEEKAQELGRSQDALATVQRELATLRAKAQDHSKAEDEWKTQVARGQQEAERKNSLISSLEEEVSILNRQVLEKEGESKELKRLVVAESEKSQKLEERLRLLQAETASNSARAAERSSALREEVQTLREEAEKQRVASESLRQELASQAERAEELGQELKAWQEKFFQKEQALSALQLEHTSTQALVSELLPAKHLCQQLQAEQAAAEKRHREELEQSKQAAGGLRAELMRVQRELGELVPLRQKVAEQERAMQQLRAEKASYAEQLSILKKAHGLLAEENRGLGERASLGRQFLEVELDQAREKYGQELAAVRADAETRLAEMQREAQNAARELEVMTAKYEGAKVKVLEERQRFQDERQKLTAQVEQLEVFQKEQTKQVEELSKKLADHDQASKVQQQKLKAQGGESQQEAQRLQAQLSELQAQLNQKEQAAEHYKLQMEKAKTHYDAKKQQNQELQEQLRGLEQLQKENKELRAEAERLGRELQQAGLKTKEAEQTCRHLSAQVRSLEAQVAHADQQLRDLGKFQVATDALKSRDPQAKPQLDLSIDSLDLSCEEGTPLSVTSKLPRTQPDGTSIPGEPASPISQRLPPKKLDVEEPDSANSSFYSTQSAPASQAGPRATSSTQSLARLGSPDDGNSALLSLPGYRPTTRSSARRSQAGVSSGAPPGRNSFYMGTCQDEPEQLDDWNRIAELQQRNRVCPPHLKTCYPLESRPSLSLATITDEEMKTGDPRETLRRASMQPAQIAEGTGITTRQQRKRVSSEPHQGPGTPESKKATSCFPRPMTPRDRHEGRKQSTTEAQKKAAPVVKQADRRQSMAFSILNTPKKLGNSLLRRGASKKALSKASPNTRGGTRRSPRIATTAASAATAAAIAAATATPRAKGKAKH